AAGGAGAAAAATACTTTCTGACATCTTTCTTCCCAATATTAGGGAACAATGTCTTATCCTTTTGCTCTTTCTCCATTTTTAATTGAAGAATCTCATTTTCCAGATTATCTTTTTTCTCAGATAAAAACAAATACTCATTAGAAAGATGCTTTCTTAGTTTATCGTGAAAAACGGACATCCTTCCCTGCAAATTTGTATTATCTATAAAAATATCATTCTTTTCTTTCATATCCATACTAATCTGCCTTATCTTTCTGACATGTTCAAGAATACCTCGATTATCTACAGAGGATTCTTTGTCGGCGTTCCCGCCTTTCTTGGATAAAGCTTTGGTGTTCCCTTACATTTCTTTATCTTAATTAAAAGACGTTCTGCTTCATCCTCTTCTAAATGAAATTCATCTACATTTTCTATTTTACATCCTAACACATTCATGCAGTTTTGTGCATTAGTTATTTCATCTAATCCTTTTTTTCCTTTGTAGGATACAAAATATCCATTTGTTCTGACAAATGGAATACAGTATTCGCTTAACACACTCAAATTAGCGACTGCTCTTGAAACACACAGATCAAAGGAAGCTCGCAGACTTTTATCTCTTGCTAAATCTTCTGCTCTTCCATGAAGTGCTTCTAAACCTTCTAGTCCAAGTGCTTTTTTGACTTCATTTAAAAAACCGACTCTCTTATTTAAAGAATCTACTAATACAAACTGAATCTCCGGATAAACAATTTTTAATGGAATTCCCGGAAAACCTGCACCGGTTCCGACATCAATACAAGTCTTTACTTTGGTCATATCCATGACTCTTCTACAGCTTAAACTATCAATAAAATGCTTTTCAATCACTTCATCTTCGTCTGTGATCGCAGTTAAATTCATTGACTTATTTGTTTCGATCAACATATTATAAAACAGTTCAAACTGGTCTAACTGCTTTGGACTAAGGCTGATTTCTTCCTTTAATGCCCGGGCTTTTAATTTTTCTTTAAACTCCATATATTCCTCTTATTTCTCACCGCCTGTAAGACGCTGCTACTTCTTATGTCTCATCTGCTCCATATAAATCATCAGTACAGAAATATCTGATGGAGAAACTCCTGAAATTCGAGATGCCTGTCCAACAGAATGTGGATGTACTGCCTTTAACTTCTGAACAGCTTCATTACGCAAGTTGTGAACTTCATCATAATTTATAGTGTCAGGAATTAGTTTGTTTTCCATTTTCTTAAACTGTTCTACCTGCTGAAGCTGTCTCTTAATATATCCTTCATATTTAATATTAATGTTAATCTGCTCTATCACATCATCATCTAACGGTTCTCTTTCCGGATCGATGGATGCTAAAGATTCATAATTAAGTTCCGGACGCTTTATCAGTTCTTCTAATGTAGAACCACTATTTAACTGGGAACTTCCCAAACTTACCAGTAATTCCTGTACCGTCTTGTTCGCACCGATATTTACATGCTTTAAACGTTCAATTTCTTTTTCAATCTGATCTTTCTTTAAAAGGAACTTCTCATATCTTTCATCATCGATCAGACCAATCTCATGTCCAATTGGTGTAAGACGCATATCTGCATTATCCTGTCTTAATAAAAGACGATACTCTGCTCTTGAAGTCATCATACGATATGGTTCATGGTTTTCCTTTGTAACAAGGTCATCAATTAATACACCAATATACGCCTGCGAACGGTCCAGTATCACCGGTTCCTTTCCAGTGCATTTTCTTGCTGCATTAATGCCGGCGATTAGTCCCTGACAGGCAGCTTCTTCATATCCTGAGCTTCCATTAAACTGTCCACCGCTAAAAAGTCCCTGAATATTTCTGAATTCCAGTGATAACTTTAACTGATTCGGATTGATGCAGTCATACTCTATCGCATACGCATTACGGATGATCTTGACGTTTTCGAGACCTTTTACCGTACGATACATCTCATACTGAACATCTTCCGGAAGTGAACTGCTCATACCACCAACATACATTTCATTTGTAAATTCACCTTCTGGTTCAATGAAAAGCTGATGACGCTTTCTATCAGCAAAACGGACAACTTTATCCTCGATAGACGGACAATATCTCGGACCGGTTCCCTCAATAACACCCGCATAGATTGGTGAACGATCTAAATTATCTCGAATGATTTTATGAGTTTCTTCGTTCGTATACGTTAACCAACAGGAAATCTGCTCTCTCTTAATATCTTCTTCCTTATTTGTAAAACTGAATGGCACGATTTTTTCATCGCCAAACTGTTCTTCCATCACATCAAAGTTAACCGAACGCTTATCGATTCTTGCCGGAGTTCCTGTCTTAAAACGGTATAATTCAACACCATTATCTTTTAGGGACTGGCTTAAATAGTTCGCTGCCTGCAAACCATTCGGCCCCGTATAATTGACAACTTCGCCGTACAGACATCTTGCTTTTAAATAGGTTCCTGTTGCCAGAACAACTGCCTTTGCATGGTAAACGGCTCCGGAAAATGTTTTTACTCCTCGAATACTTCCATCTTCCACGATCAGCTCCGTAACCTCTGCCTGGCGTAGCGTTAAGTGATCTGTATTCTGAAGTGTATAACGCATTGTCATGGAATAAGCATCTTTATCTGCCTGTGCTCTTAAAGAATGAACAGCCGGTCCCTTAGACTTATTCAACATCTTCGACTGGATATATGTCTTATCAATATTTTTACCCATCTCTCCGCCGAGCGCATCGATTTCTTTTACAAGATGTCCCTTGGAGCTTCCTCCGATATTCGGATTACAGGGCATCAACGCCACACTGTTCATACTAACTGTAAAAATGATCGTCTCGCATCCAAGTCTTGCCGCTGCAAGGGCCGCTTCGCATCCGGCATGACCCGCTCCTACTACGATCACATCATAGCATTCTTCTACTGTCTTCATTAAGTCCTCCATAAATAAGTTCTCTACACTAAAATACCTGCTTCACTTCAAGAATACTTCTACATTTTTCTTCCGCATTCTTGAAGTGAGATGCACGTCATGCAGCGCATGACCTGTTACTTTCCTGTACAGAACTTGGAAAATATCTCATTTACTAAATCTTCTTCTACAGACTCCCCAATGATCAATCCCAGTTTTTCATATGCATTCATAAGATCAATCGTGAAGAAATCTTCCGGCATTCCTGCCTCAATACTTCTTTGTACACATTCAAGACTCTCATATGTCTTTGCAAGCGCATCTTTATGTCTTGCATTTGTAATATAGACTTCCTGATTCACATCTATTCTACCATGAAACATCATATTTTTTAATTCTATTATGAAATTATCTATTCCATCTCCATATTTTGCAGAGATAGAGATTACCGGTGTCTCTTCAGAAATATACTCCTGTAATACAGAAGAATCAAAGCTGCCTTCTTCCTGAACTTTATCTGACTTATTCAGTAAAATAATCTTCTTTTTATCACGTATCTGCTGAAGTATTTCTATATCTTCTTCACTGATCTGTACGGAAGTATCCATCAAAAATAAAATTAAATCCGCACTTTCCATTTCTTTTCTGGCTCTCTCAACACCAATACTCTCTACTTTATCTTCTGTATCACGTATTCCAGCAGTATCTACGATATTAAGAGTGATTCCATCAATCGTAACAGACTCTTCTAACGTATCCCTTGTTGTTCCTGCAATATCAGTAACAATGGCTCGTTCCTCTCCTAATAATGCATTCAAAAAAGAGGACTTTCCGGCATTCGGTTTCCCTATGATACAGGTTCGTATTCCTTCTGCTATGATTCTTCCGTTATCATAAGAAT
This Anaerobutyricum hallii DNA region includes the following protein-coding sequences:
- the mnmE gene encoding tRNA uridine-5-carboxymethylaminomethyl(34) synthesis GTPase MnmE, translated to MGMINEFDTIAAIATAVSNAGIGIIRISGSEAMTILSNIFEPYNKKVDVHQLENHRIYYGNIKDGQEVIDECIVLIMKGPHSYTKEDVVEIDCHGGVTVVYKVLNLVLKNGARAAEPGEFTKRAFLNGRIDLSQAEAVMDLIDSKNEMARKNSMTQLKGGLSDRIKQLREEIIYQVAFIESALDDPEHYSLDGFSEKLLELDKQWIKTARGMLDSYDNGRIIAEGIRTCIIGKPNAGKSSFLNALLGEERAIVTDIAGTTRDTLEESVTIDGITLNIVDTAGIRDTEDKVESIGVERARKEMESADLILFLMDTSVQISEEDIEILQQIRDKKKIILLNKSDKVQEEGSFDSSVLQEYISEETPVISISAKYGDGIDNFIIELKNMMFHGRIDVNQEVYITNARHKDALAKTYESLECVQRSIEAGMPEDFFTIDLMNAYEKLGLIIGESVEEDLVNEIFSKFCTGK
- the rsmG gene encoding 16S rRNA (guanine(527)-N(7))-methyltransferase RsmG; this encodes MEFKEKLKARALKEEISLSPKQLDQFELFYNMLIETNKSMNLTAITDEDEVIEKHFIDSLSCRRVMDMTKVKTCIDVGTGAGFPGIPLKIVYPEIQFVLVDSLNKRVGFLNEVKKALGLEGLEALHGRAEDLARDKSLRASFDLCVSRAVANLSVLSEYCIPFVRTNGYFVSYKGKKGLDEITNAQNCMNVLGCKIENVDEFHLEEDEAERLLIKIKKCKGTPKLYPRKAGTPTKNPL
- the mnmG gene encoding tRNA uridine-5-carboxymethylaminomethyl(34) synthesis enzyme MnmG, whose translation is MKTVEECYDVIVVGAGHAGCEAALAAARLGCETIIFTVSMNSVALMPCNPNIGGSSKGHLVKEIDALGGEMGKNIDKTYIQSKMLNKSKGPAVHSLRAQADKDAYSMTMRYTLQNTDHLTLRQAEVTELIVEDGSIRGVKTFSGAVYHAKAVVLATGTYLKARCLYGEVVNYTGPNGLQAANYLSQSLKDNGVELYRFKTGTPARIDKRSVNFDVMEEQFGDEKIVPFSFTNKEEDIKREQISCWLTYTNEETHKIIRDNLDRSPIYAGVIEGTGPRYCPSIEDKVVRFADRKRHQLFIEPEGEFTNEMYVGGMSSSLPEDVQYEMYRTVKGLENVKIIRNAYAIEYDCINPNQLKLSLEFRNIQGLFSGGQFNGSSGYEEAACQGLIAGINAARKCTGKEPVILDRSQAYIGVLIDDLVTKENHEPYRMMTSRAEYRLLLRQDNADMRLTPIGHEIGLIDDERYEKFLLKKDQIEKEIERLKHVNIGANKTVQELLVSLGSSQLNSGSTLEELIKRPELNYESLASIDPEREPLDDDVIEQININIKYEGYIKRQLQQVEQFKKMENKLIPDTINYDEVHNLRNEAVQKLKAVHPHSVGQASRISGVSPSDISVLMIYMEQMRHKK